A region from the Lolium perenne isolate Kyuss_39 chromosome 4, Kyuss_2.0, whole genome shotgun sequence genome encodes:
- the LOC127294904 gene encoding uncharacterized protein → MASLYHSSLPFSPPSSSCHGVLSLPPRTAASFACLCRVPPQDDHDAELLGALQSNGNGILLREHHPTASPQALDPIPGELGDGRRRSSQFRARDYARRIMSLPMAERVKVLDLLQRDDAALTVSDYNDIISALARGGDYDSAVALFRSLQDPNGSVAPDAHSFAIAVQCFCRKGAPDEAKETLDEMLARGHLPSVAAFSAVVGCLCKRGRVTRAMEVFDAMRAVGSEPTIRTYNSLIGGLCYVGRLEEARDLLGKLKDSPKQTADIYTFTIVLDGFCKVGRTEDAMAIFEDAIRVGLSPTIFTFNALLNGHCKEGNLLKAYDLLMEMCDSETCPPDKISYTIVLPALLRAGEISAAWKTFKRMEHAGFEADGRALDTLARGLCRQCAADISVLKDAKEVFGKVVSAGHEPVSYTYCLMAQALARGGEVDAAVAVLDDMVRKGYALRKRAYTDVVRALCDRSRTRDAVRVLATVIAKDFVPGRNAFDALLGELSRQERWPDAMAVYAAAVKRGVVVSLKRNVKEALVVDHEEEPAWESPAQLGVPQ, encoded by the coding sequence ATGGCGTCTCTCTACCACTCCTCCCTCCCATTCTCCCCGCCGTCCTCCAGCTGCCATGGCGTCCTCTCCTTGCCCCCTCGAACCGCAGCTTCCTTCGCCTGCCTGTGCAGAGTGCCGCCGCAAGACGACCACGACGCGGAGCTCCTCGGCGCGCTCCAGTCCAACGGCAACGGCATCCTCCTCAGGGAACACCATCCCACCGCATCACCGCAAGCTCTCGACCCGATCCCCGGGGAACTGGGTGACGGCAGGAGGAGGAGCTCTCAGTTCCGGGCGCGTGACTACGCGAGGCGGATCATGAGCCTCCCCATGGCGGAGCGGGTGAAGGTGCTCGACCTCCTGCAGCGCGACGACGCGGCGCTCACCGTCTCCGACTACAACGACATCATCTCCGCGCTCGCCAGGGGCGGCGACTACGACTCCGCCGTCGCGCTCTTCAGGTCGTTGCAGGACCCCAACGGCTCCGTCGCGCCCGACGCCCACTCCTTCGCCATCGCCGTGCAGTGCTTCTGCAGGAAGGGCGCGCCCGACGAGGCCAAGGAGACGCTCGACGAGATGCTGGCCCGCGGGCACCTCCCCAGCGTGGCCGCCTTCTCCGCCGTCGTCGGCTGCCTCTGCAAGCGCGGCCGCGTCACCAGGGCCATGGAGGTGTTCGACGCCATGCGCGCCGTCGGGAGCGAGCCCACCATCCGCACCTACAACAGCCTCATCGGCGGGCTCTGCTACGTCGGCCGCCTCGAGGAGGCGCGAGACCTCCTCGGCAAGCTCAAGGACTCGCCCAAGCAGACGGCGGACATCTACACCTTCACCATCGTGCTCGACGGGTTCTGCAAGGTCGGCCGGACGGAGGACGCCATGGCCATCTTCGAGGACGCCATCCGGGTGGGCCTCTCGCCAACGATCTTCACCTTCAACGCGCTGCTCAACGGCCACTGCAAGGAGGGGAACCTGCTCAAGGCGTACGACCTGCTCATGGAGATGTGCGACAGCGAGACCTGCCCGCCCGACAAGATCAGCTACACCATCGTGCTCCCGGCCCTGCTGCGGGCCGGCGAGATCTCCGCGGCGTGGAAGACCTTCAAGCGCATGGAGCACGCCGGGTTCGAGGCGGACGGCCGCGCGCTGGACACGCTCGCGCGGGGCCTGTGCCGGCAGTGCGCCGCGGACATCTCGGTCCTCAAGGACGCCAAGGAGGTGTTCGGCAAGGTGGTGTCGGCCGGCCACGAGCCGGTGTCGTACACCTACTGCCTCATGGCGCAGGCCCTGGCGCGCGGCGGCGAGGTGGACGCGGCCGTCGCCGTTCTGGATGACATGGTGCGCAAGGGGTACGCGCTGCGGAAGCGCGCCTACACGGACGTGGTGCGCGCGCTGTGCGACCGGAGCAGGACGCGCGACGCCGTGCGGGTGCTGGCTACGGTGATCGCCAAGGACTTCGTGCCTGGCCGGAACGCCTTCGACGCGCTGCTCGGCGAGCTCAGCAGGCAGGAGAGGTGGCCCGACGCCATGGCCGtgtacgccgccgccgtcaagcgcGGCGTCGTGGTCTCGCTCAAGCGTAACGTCAAAGAGGCGTTGGTGGTGGATCACGAGGAGGAACCGGCGTGGGAATCGCCGGCGCAGTTGGGCGTTCCGCAGTGA